The nucleotide sequence gagatgaaaaacttttaaaatagtcgcgagtatgaaaaaacgatcaacacgggaaagttgcgtgtttacatcagctttccaccagtatattacttgctcaattccggtgagtggatggagagctacgagcagtggatggagagctgCGGGGAAAagaagcacgtgaaaaacagagtgaagttcaggtacacatgCCGAGAAGGctaggttcttcacgcggtgcatatTCGAAGAATCTATTTCGAAATAAAGGCAGAACGAGTGATCTCGCCGTTTTCGAACTTACATAAAAACGGCTAGTAATcatagaaaaccatcaacatgaaaaagtttcacatttttcgtagcttttcagcggtatatcatttgcctcattctgataaagtttgtagaaattacggcaaaaatacgtttttaggcATTTTCAAAACTAACATAAAACAATactgaattaggagaaacaatatatacaaaaaagtttcgcatttcttcaagctttccaacgccatattatttgctgcatttggatgtacgattaaaaaattagctcgaaaatataaactcggtggaacttgtaccattttctaaattacttttaaaccgtttagaattagaaaaaacttttaacatgaaaaattcgcgcattttcataagctttccaacgccatatcattttccTCAATTGGATTGGCCATTTGGAAATGAAATCGAAAATACCAACTCGGGTGTTTCATTTGCGAAAttctacgattttccaaattacgttttaaccatagggaattagagaaaactttcaacatgtggaaggagcgattTTGCAGCAGCTTTGCagtgccatattatttgcctcattccgatgaacggtttaaaaatgcgatcgaaaatacaatTCACGTTTTATGTACAAGgaaaaaacagttttcaaaactgctcttaaaccgcttacattttgccaaaaatttaacttgggtcacgATActagtgtccatagctttccaacgatatatcgcaagccccatttggacaccttttagctgaagttcaacctagtactcggggaaggtcagacgTGTTACTCgagaagttcatgttgtgatcagaatattattctgatccctgatcagaatagtgtttatatatatatatatataatatatatatatatatatatatatatatatagggaaaatacaTCCTACCACTAGGTGGTAGTTACCTCTGCTCCTGTTGCCATCAGATCTAGTCTCGAAGTGGGTATTGATTAACGGGTTTGGACTGTGAAGCTAGTtggttgtttttcttttttgaaattaGATTTACTAGTCGTCCCTATTTTTGTGGCCATCGGGTGCCGATGTAAAACTACCTCCGATATAGAGAGCCCTTCTCAAAAAGCAGTTGTCAACACCATGTTCGATAGGAGATGAGGAGACATAGGTATTAATGTTAATTCTTGTTGCTTTTCATCCTATCCCACACGTACGTATACATGATTGATCAACCACTGATATAATCTCTCATATTGTAGGTTTGAGCCTCTGTTATGTTGCTTCTACTTGATCGATTCTCCGGCGACATGGACAAAGTACGTGGCCGTCGGCGGCCTAGATCCGAACTGCCAACACGACGCGATGACGACGTTCTACTCCAAGCTCCCTGTTCACGGTATATTGTTTAGATATTTTGCAAGATCTACATCTCTAGATTGTGCTCTGCAGCATCGGCCGGCCGTGCGTCGTCTTCATACTCTCCGACGCCACCGTAAGCTTGAGGAAGATTGGTGCCCAAAACCCTCCGTGAAATTCTCCTTTTCTTGTTGAGTggatgaagatcttgccggtggctTCAATTGAATAGACACAATCCGGAGGAGGTTCTTCACGGAGATCCTTTTTTCGCGTAGATATGAATGCTAGCACGGCTATGTTCCATGGCTGAAATCATGTATGCATGCAAGATGTACCCACTAGACCGTGTAATGCCTATCAGATGCATGATCAACTGGAAGTATAACATGTACTTTATACTCGTTGGCTGCTACATACTACATACTTTATACTAGTGTTTTGTACTCGCCGGGGGCGGCACACGATCGATATACTACATACTCTCGTTTTATATATCATATAATCCATATTTTTTTTACTTGCTTAAtagatacatactccctccgttccaaaatagatgacccaactttgtactaaagttagtataaagttgagtcatctattttggaatagagggagtacttcATACTCCATACTACGGGAACATAGCGTGGACGCCCACGACCTATTGATTCGTCCCTGGTATGGTAGCGACATATGATCAGTAACAAGAATGGGCAACTGTTTCACTCGGCGGCGAAGGCGGTGATGAAAGGTTGTGCCTAGCCCTACGTGCAACTTCTCCGGCAAGGTGGCAGGCCCAACGATGAACAGATGCGCGTAGACGGCTGCTCCAGCACGGTGCACTCCAGGAACGAAGATGGACAGTATCAGGATGGCTGCACGCATCTGCCATCTGCTCCAACATAGCGGATAGCGGCAACGATTTTCTATACATACACCTGCTATGACTTCACGGGCAGCTTGTCATCGGCGTCCATGGGCTGCCTTCTTGCTTTCCTATAAGGCACAGGGACATCTTCTTCCTAACGGTGGACTGATCGTCACGCTCGGGACAGAAGCTAGTGAGCTGCATGCACAGAACCATAGCTCAATGTTAGCTACTCCCTATGATATGCATGTGTGACATCACATCTGCATCATGTACGCACACGTCATGTGTACTTCTTAAGTAATGATGAAATGCATCAGCTAGATGTACGTACATACAGTATTGTTAATTATGTTCACAATATTCATTGTATGTGTATACTACTCCATACTCCTTGCGTATATATATTTCATACTACTACCACTCCTTTTTTTAGGATACTACCACTCCTTTTATGGAGTAGTATGAAATATATATACGCatactatttttatttatttgagaGGATATACTCCATACTCTATATACTACATACTCGGTTCCTTAAAAAAAATAGCGCATACTCATTTTGTAGAAACTATATACTCATACTATTTTTTTATttgaaaggatatactcaatactcTACATACTATATACTTGGTTCCCCAACAAAAAAAACATACTACATACTCATTTTCTATAAACTATATACTCATACTCTTTTCTTATTTGAGAAGATATACACCATACTCTACATTCTAAATATTCGGTTCCTAAAAAAAATACTACATACTCATTTTTTATAAACTACTCCATACTCTTATTTTATTTGAGAGGATATACTCCATACTCTGCATGCCTTTTATAGGAATGTCCCTACTCTGCATGCTCAATGTGCATGAATAATGCGTACTTGATGTATAAGCTACGAACCTATTATCCATCCAACCGGCCGGGTGATTAGGCGAAAGATTATAAGGTTGTTGACGGGAGGTGCGCTACTACCTgactaattaattattatttttaggaTAAGTACCTTCCCACCTAAAAAGCAGGGATTGCTTTCTCCAACTTCAAATTACTACGGCAGCTTGCGGGTTAGAGGGTTCTGCCCACAATCGATACCTGGCGCACCCGGTTGCCTCGCTGCTACGTTCAGGGACACGTGGAGGCTAATGAAataggtggtaactaccactgctatATAGGGATTgtctattcgtcaccctgggtgaggaatagttattcttcacccccctctattttaccactgatgcactgtaattttacgttccgtaagttttgtcttatttctgacgtaaaaagagaccgtaagaaaatatataatcgtcgtaaaaaatactttatgttatgtaaaattacaaacgtaaaaatatagtgtaaaatatacataaattccaaattttcttgtcttatgacatTTATTTTTATGAGAcatatggggtaactaccaccgggtggtaggatggattttccctatatatatatatatatatatatatatatatatatatatatatatatatatatacccccccTCCCCCTTTTTCCTCCCAAACGCTAGAGCACGGCAAGCCGTGTCATCGCTGGCTACAGCTCGTCCCTAGCTTGGCCTTGCCGGCGCGCCTCGTGGTCACTGCCTGCAGCACTCTCATCTCGTCCTTCGTGCTGCACCTCACCTCCTCCTTACTTCTCCCATGAAATTAACTATAGCCAAATTGAAAATTCAGGCAACGTACATATGTTTAACCTTCAGTACTAGGCCCCTACAAGTTAACAATTTGTTCGCTCTTTAAACCTCATTGGGGTGCCATTGTCTTTTGTTCCATATGGCTAAGTCGCAGTGGTGTGTGGTTTTTTACATGTAAAAACTGAACTCTCGTTTACATATGTTTTTCTCTTATAACGGTTTGGCAGCGATCATGGTTTTTTGCAAAAAGCTAGGACCACAAGGTCACATCACGATGCGCCAAGATGTTGGAATGGCTAGTGATTAACCTTTTTCTTCACGAATTTGCCATTCCTTAGATAACTGAAATCTTTTTTTCATGTCGACTGTTTTGCCTAGTGCCCGGGGCTAAGACAAGGACACCGTGGTGGCCAAGAGTAGGCGGTTCACCCTCGGTTGGTAGATGGTTCTACAGAAGGAAGAACATAAATGGTGAAAGGAGGATAGCAGTTGAATTTACATGGAATGGCTCAGACATAATGGATTGAAAGATGAAACCGCCTCCCTTTGTTTCACTCAGTCCGGCCTATTATTCGTTTTAAACTGAGGCTACGTAAATAAACACTAGAGTAAATTCCAGTTTTTACCACCTACTTTGATATTTTTGACACACATTACCCCCTTTAAAAGCATTTCATCCGGATTATCCCGTTCAGCCAAAGTTTTGCCCTTTTTCATCCATTTTAAAGTTTTTTAGGTTAcgcaatttatttatttattttggaaaAGGAGGACATACCCCCGGCCCCTGCGGATAGTTCTTCTAGCAGTTATTTTGCTGTAAAAAGCGTCCTAAAGCTACATGTCCACTTGCAGCACCCGGAAGCAAATCTAATGAAGAAGACTGAGGTGGAGTAAATCTCAGCATAAGATGGAGCTGCGACACGCACGCAAGTATACCGAGATTCCAAACGTGTTTCCACATATATAACTCCAAAGTCCAAACTACTATTGTTCGCAGCGGTCGGGGACGAAGCCAACCATGTCCGCATGAACGTCGTACACCACCTCCGTCGTCTCCTGCGCCAAGGTGCCGATGACCGCCGCGACCCCGGCCGGGTAGACAGCCCATGCCGGCGCGGCAAACGCGAGGCACCCTGCCGAGAAGACGTAGTCGCGGTCCTCGAAGTACATCATCTGCCGGATGCCGAGCTCCAGGCTCGCGCCGCTATCGAACGTGAGCGTCACGGGCGGCACGTCGATCTTCCTCAGGCCGGTGAAGTTGTAGCACGTGTCGAGGAAACCCATCGGCGGCGCCACCGGATACTGCGCCATCTGCTCTTTGAACTGGTCGCGGAGGGCCGCGTAGGTCTCCGGCATCAGGTAGGTGAAGGTGGTGCGCAGCGCCATGAGCGCGTCGCCGGCGGGGACCGGGATGACCGGCCTACCGGTGCCTAGGCTTAACCCGGCGAGCCGGACGAAGTATGAGTTGGGGAGGGCCGCGTTGCTCCGTAGCGGGGTGTAGCTCACCTTGCGTCCTGGGCCTGGCAGGGGTGCGCCGATGGAGAGGAAGCCCCGGGCGCCTGTCCAAGTCGGCAGGCAGTAGGAGAAGGCCGCCGTGTCCGGAGACGAAGGGGCTCGGGACGGCAGTGAGTGGCTGTCCCGGCCGAGATCGAGAAGGCCGGATGAGCGGCCAGCCGTTCTGCCGCCCATCTCCATGCAGCTGGCCCTGAAGTTATCCACGGTGGTCGGCGTGGACGGCGAGAACGTGAGCGTGTCTGTCACGACGGTGACACTCGATATCACGGCGCCGTTCTtggccacggtggtgctggcgCAGCCCCGTCCGGAGCAAGCTTCCAGCGGGCAGTCCGGCGAGCCGCACGGGACATGGGCGACGGAGGAGGACCGGGACGGGTCGAAGGCGCCTGGCTTGCAGTTGCAATGGAGGAGCGTGGCTCCGCCCGCCCCGGCGTCGAACCCCACGGTGAGGTTCTGCGCCGGAGTGCCGTACCCGACGACGACGTGGTACTCGGACTCGGACGTGCCCGGGAGAGTGACGAGGGGACTGCGGGGTCTGCGGGTGACGACGAGGGAGTTGGGTGGCGGTGCGTGCTTTGCTTTGTAGGCCTCGTACCGGGCCTGGAAGGAAATACCGGCGTCGAACTCGAACGTGAGCGTGACGGAGgccaggagaagaagaagaataagaagaagcagGCGCAGCAAGTGCACGGAGGAAATCATGGCTGGAGTCACAATTGCTTGTGTGTAAGCTGCTGCCCATATATACATATATAGGACCCGCGAGCTCTTAAATTCCATTATATTGTAGAGTGCGGTGGTGAACTGATGGTGATTGATTGTCTCGTCCCTCGTCTCGTGCATATGGAGAAGATGATGATCGGGATTAACGCCAGAGCTTTGCTGGTAAAGAGGAAACAGAGGCACTTGGCAAATGGCAACTCTCCAGTCCAAAAAGAAATATCAACACCATGGTGTCGTCGTCATTCTTGGAGTTGTCGATCGTTCATGTCGCCATCCCGCTGGCGGCAACGGTGGTCTGTCCATGGAGAACCGGCGATGGAAGCCCAAAGGAGAAGGTTCGTGTTTTTAGGCATAGCACGAAGCTTCGCTTCAATTTATTCATATATGCATTACATCAGATAGGTGGTGGATGATGTTCATTGTTGCTGATGTGTGTAGATGTAGTTCATTTCAATGGGTGTTTCGGAGCTCGCCTTTTCTCTAATCATATACTCCCTacatctcaaaataagtgtctcaaataaagttgagacatttattttaagATGGAGGAAGTATCATTTTATGTGTGTGCACTAATGTTGATTGTGATCCTAATCATCCAGAAGCGGGGTGTATACTCATGATATTTGTATTTCCTTAATGCGGCAATATGAGCCAATAAACCACCCTTTATcagaaaataattgcaaacaaccACGCGAGATAGGTGATCAAGTAACAAAAACTAGCCTAGTTGAGTACTTTAATGGTTGACGTAGTGCAAAAGGATGCGACAATGGATGCCGAGAAGGCTGGTGTTTTTAGATATAACATGGTGCTAAGCTTCATTTATACACATGGATCTTCTACGGGCTTCATTTATACACATGGTGCTAAGCTTCATTTATACACATTTAtatactagtagaaaacagggctatggtccaggccgggtcagcccattagttccggttcagtctagaaccgggaccaatgtgggcattggtcccggtttgtgagcccagggggccggccgggccacgtgggccattggtcccggttcatctggaccttttggtcccggtttgtgggatgaaccgggaccaatgggcctcgctcctggcccaccatcattggtcccggttggtagcttgaaccgggaccaaaggctcccctttagtcccagctcatgtcaccaaccgggaccaatgaggtgcctatatataccccctcgcgcaagagcagagcacagtggtctgttttttctggccgagggggagagggctttgtggtgctctagctcacctcctatgcacatgaggtgttcgatggaatgcccgagccacactacttaagctttctcctctcgaagctccacctccaagctccattttcctcgagatttgtctagatttagcggtccgtcacgccccgtccccgtcttcaccaccgtcgatcacccgcgccgatctcatcactgacaccaccgtggtgagcctcttgttcttatcttctttctaaaaggaaaaatattcttacttgtatgtttagatagatacttgtatcatttacttacatttattattgcatcttatatagtgcgatggttttggtatccgcccccatcggccctcgtcctgtctatgattcggatgtggtatgtatattatctttataactattggttcatttattgtttatgaaaattatgccgacgaacatgacatagattttatttatctaggatgtatgtgaatcggaaatgccaaccgaccctattgtcgagaggttaaatttagttgaataagaaaacaatttgttgaaggaaaagataaaaaaattgaggaggggaagatgatattggagttgcatgttgcggatgtcgtcgatgatcacaagatcaagatggatgcaatgcgcttgaagattagaaagattagaaaatatgccattcataccgaggcttggtatcattatgccgttggatcaattgttaccttgattGCGAtcatgatcgcatttgttttcgcattgaaatgttttacatagtttcaatgtatggtttaattaattagatgctctggagagctatatgttgttagatgagaactatgtatgcactttggttttaatgtgatgatgaacttctattaatttggacacttaattatatataatgcacgcagatgaaccggcaatggatgtacggtgacagacacacccgcgagtacattaagggcgtgcatgagtttctcgatgcggctgaggcaaacaagcagaatggttttatgtgttgtccatgcactgaatgtgggaatacgaggtcttactctaactggaaaatccttcactcccacctgctttacaagggtttcatgccacactataatgtttggacgaggcacggagaaataggggttatgatggaagacggcgaagaagaagagtgcgatgacaactatgtgcccctgaatacggtgatgttgcaacggggggagctggtgaagatcaagaggaaccagacgatgtgcccaatgatgctgcaacgggtgaagctgctgaagatcaagaggaaccagacgatgtgcccgatgatgatgatcttcgccgggtcattgtcgatgcaaggacgcaatgcattagtcaaaaggagaagctgaagttcgatcgcatgttagaggatcacaaaaaagggttataccccaattgcgaagatgcaAGGACGaggtacgtacgtgggatgagcatagacaggaggaatttaaccttaaagcgttgctattcgtgaccatcaacgattggcccgctctcagtaacctttcaggacagacaaacaaaggataccacgcatgcacgcactgtttagatgacactgaaagtatatacctggacaaatgcaggaagaatgtgtacctgggccatcgtcaatttcttccgactaaccatcaatgtcgaaagaaaggcaagcatttcaaaggcgaggcagatcaccgaaagaagcccgccatgcacaccggtgatcacgtgcttgctatggtcaatgatttacactacgtaatctttggaaagggtcccggtggactagctgttctgaatgacgctgagggacacgcacccatgtggaagaagaaatctatattttgggacctaccctactggaaagacctagaggtccgctcctcaatcgacgtgatgcacgtgacgaagaacctttgcgtgaacctgctaggcttcttgggcgtgtatgggaagacaaaagatacacctgaggcacgggaggacctgcaacattggcacgaaaaagacggcatgcctccgaagcagtataaaggtcctgccagctacgctcttacaaaagaagagaaagaaatcttctttgaatgcctgctcagtatgaaggtcacgactggcttctcgtcgaatataaagggaataataaatatgccagagaaaaagtttcagaacctaaagtctcatgactgccacgtgattatgacgcaactgcttccggttgcattgagggggcttctaccggaaaacgtccgattagccattgtgaagctacgtgcattcctcaatgcaatctctcagaaggtgatcgatccagaaatcgtaccaaggctaaagagtgatgtggcgcaatgtcttgtcagtttcgagctggtgttcccaccattcttcttcaatatcatgacacacgtcctagttcatctagtcgacgagattgtcatcctggggcccgtatacacaatatgttcccctttgagaggttcatgggagtcctaaagaaatatgtccgtaaccgcgctaggccagaaggaagcatctccatgggccatcaaacagaggatgttatcgggttttgtgttgacttcattcctggccttaacaagataggtctccctaaatcgcggtatgaggggagactgactggaaaaggcactcttggaagagactcaataatatgcagggacggatattcttggtctcaagcacactacacagttctacagaactctaccttggtgaccccgtatgtcgatgaacacaagaacactctgcgctccaaacacccggagcagtgcgacggctggattacatgtgaacacatcaggactttcagcagttggttggaaacacgtctcagaggtgacaacactgtttgtgatgagttgtacttgttgtctaggggaccatctttgactgtattgacttacaaaggatacaagataaatgagaatacattttacacgatcgcccaagatcaaaagagcaccaatcaaaacagtggtgtccgctttgatgcagcaaccgagagcggaaaggatacatattatggttacatagtggacatatgggaacttgactatggacctgattttaaggtccctttgttcaagtgcaaatgggtcaatctgttaggcgggggggtacaggtagacccacagtacggaatgacaacagtggatctgaaaaatcttgggtacactgacgaaccgtttgtcctagccaatgatgtggcacaggttatctatgtgaagaacatgtctaccaaaccgagaaaaagaaaaaataaggaagtgaatacatcatacgatgagccaaagcgccacatagttctttcaggaaaaagggactgtcgtggttctaagcctgacagtagagtggggggtaggtatggagaggcaaggtcctagctatggagaggttgtaagcacaaaggatgtacgagttcaggcccttctcggaagaagtaacagccctacgtctcggagcccggaggcggtcaagtggattatgagtgtatgaactacaaggtgccgaacccctctgcctgtggaggggggtggcttatatagagtgcgctaggaccccagccagcccacgtaggagagggtttaaggtgagttaagtctggggcgttactggtaacgccccacataaaggcctttactatcataaagtctacttgattacaggccgttgcagtgcagagtgcctcttgacctcctggtggtcgagtgagtcttcgtggtcgagtccttcaggccagtcgagtgaatcctcgttggtcgactggaaggcgacctcttctaaggatgtcctagggtaagttacttggatcaggtccatgaccctaccctaggtacataaccccatcattagcccccgaatggattgaggcttcgagtgaagaaggagttgatgtcgtttccgattaacctttgcgctccggttgtgcgctgttctggaccaaagaatccctttgtcgacaggaaacaacttgccttcagtcgacttgatccattctgtttttgcgtcgagtgatctttcaggcttcgacgatctccgagcgacggatcgccggaaacaccgcgcctgacagactgatttgttgctcgcggattccgcgggatgcgaaattttggggcgcgcgcgaagcggggcggaccgcggcgttcggatgggacggggcatggacgcctcaatctccgcgccgcctttttcgccacgtatcccgtctgcataactgttccagatatgattagatcgaccgggcccacctatcatccactcggaagggaccttataaatgtgcccggcgaggatttctgtgctgcgccttagcattctccccctctctctgcttccttcctccctgctcagtgtgctcgctctcgcc is from Triticum aestivum cultivar Chinese Spring chromosome 3A, IWGSC CS RefSeq v2.1, whole genome shotgun sequence and encodes:
- the LOC123057678 gene encoding aspartyl protease family protein At5g10770-like — protein: MISSVHLLRLLLLILLLLLASVTLTFEFDAGISFQARYEAYKAKHAPPPNSLVVTRRPRSPLVTLPGTSESEYHVVVGYGTPAQNLTVGFDAGAGGATLLHCNCKPGAFDPSRSSSVAHVPCGSPDCPLEACSGRGCASTTVAKNGAVISSVTVVTDTLTFSPSTPTTVDNFRASCMEMGGRTAGRSSGLLDLGRDSHSLPSRAPSSPDTAAFSYCLPTWTGARGFLSIGAPLPGPGRKVSYTPLRSNAALPNSYFVRLAGLSLGTGRPVIPVPAGDALMALRTTFTYLMPETYAALRDQFKEQMAQYPVAPPMGFLDTCYNFTGLRKIDVPPVTLTFDSGASLELGIRQMMYFEDRDYVFSAGCLAFAAPAWAVYPAGVAAVIGTLAQETTEVVYDVHADMVGFVPDRCEQ